The Chrysoperla carnea chromosome X, inChrCarn1.1, whole genome shotgun sequence genome includes a region encoding these proteins:
- the LOC123303089 gene encoding fork head domain-containing protein FD4-like, whose translation MPRPSRESYGDQKPPYSYISLTAMAIWSSPEKMLPLSDIYRFITERFPYYRRNTQRWQNSLRHNLSFNDCFIKIPRRPDRPGKGAYWALHPAAFDMFENGSLLRRRKRFKLLKNDKDLLDNELAALASINRFLFAPNETTTHGLHPTPHGEQSSECTSPTQLVHGGYSSSTRVPSPNGTSTSEQLATSMSMGGGIRPKRPFTIESLISPDKPGAGAVAADLILDSNTSVPLTAHSHSHTSNNLNYSTTNFNSNVDSASAAVMNAAAAAALGFVGVGVGSVSGPAVSVAQQQSQNGVSPMLVMPSIAYFHQYSLLSHPNSNPNSYNSNGSNGAQEPSHQHLNLSAGSLSLTPQTPQSTLMTSVQSSVSPNNSNNQIGFRLTV comes from the coding sequence ATGCCGAGACCATCAAGGGAATCGTACGGGGATCAAAAACCACCATATTCGTATATATCATTAACCGCAATGGCAATATGGAGTTCCCCcgaaaaaatgttaccattATCCGATATTTATCGGTTTATCACAGAACGTTTTCCATATTATCGACGGAATACACAACGTTGGCAAAATTCATTACGACATAATTTATCGTTTAatgattgttttataaaaataccacgTCGTCCAGATCGTCCTGGCAAAGGTGCTTATTGGGCATTACATCCGGCGGCATTCGATATGTTTGAAAATGGAAGCTTATTGCGACGTCGaaaacgttttaaattgttaaagaaTGACAAAGATTTATTGGATAATGAACTAGCGGCTTTGGCGAGcattaatcgatttttatttgcACCGAACGAGACTACAACGCATGGTTTACATCCGACACCTCATGGTGAACAATCTTCGGAGTGTACATCACCGACGCAACTTGTACATGGTGGTTATTCGAGTTCGACTCGAGTTCCATCGCCAAATGGTACTTCTACCTCAGAGCAATTAGCAACATCTATGTCAATGGGTGGTGGAATACGACCGAAACGACCATTTACCATTGAAAGTTTAATATCACCGGATAAACCTGGTGCTGGAGCCGTCGCTGCAGACCTCATACTAGATTCGAACACGTCGGTGCCACTCACAGCGCATTCGCATTCGCATACCTCAAACAACTTAAACTATTCAACAACGAATTTTAATAGTAACGTGGATAGTGCCAGTGCGGCTGTTATGAATGCGGCTGCAGCCGCTGCCCTCGGATTTGTGGGAGTTGGGGTTGGGTCAGTTAGTGGGCCTGCAGTGTCAGTGGCACAGCAACAGTCCCAGAATGGTGTAAGTCCCATGTTAGTAATGCCATCCATTGcatattttcatcaatattcaTTATTGTCACATCCAAATAGTAATCCGAACAGTTATAATTCGAATGGATCGAATGGCGCTCAAGAGCCATCTCACCAGCACCTCAATCTGAGTGCCGGATCGTTATCGTTAACACCCCAAACGCCCCAATCAACGTTGATGACATCAGTTCAGAGTTCAGTTTcaccaaataattcaaataatcaaaTTGGTTTTAGATTgactgtttaa